From Corallococcus caeni:
GCGAGCCAGTTCGGACTGTAGGACTCGGCGTAGACCTGCATGTTGGGCGTCGAGCGCGCCCGGAACGACAGCGCCTCCGAGAAGACGCGGGCGCCTCCGCCAAAGCGCAGGAGCCCGGAGTCGAGCGGCTCGTAGCGGATCAGCCCCGTCAGGCTCCCTGCCCAGCGCAGCCAGTTGTAGGGAACACTGATGAGCTTGCGAGGCCACTCCACCGGATTGGCGCCGTTCCAGAGAACGAACTTGACCGGATGCCCCCGCTGCGTGAGCGAGGTGATGGCATTGATGAAGGTGCGGCCCGCGACCCGCGTCGACCTGCTGCCCTGCTGGACGGTCACGGCTGGCAGCTGCGTGTCTGGCTTGCAAAGCCACATGGCCACGAGCACGTACGTCAGCGGGTCGGGATCGAGGAGCTCAATCCGGCAGAGCTGACGGTGCAGCTCCTCGAAAAACTCCTCATCCAACAGGAAGCGGACCCTGTTGCCTTTCGTGGCGTTTCGCATGGTCCTCCAAGTAGTGGCCCACGCTTCACTTTGAGTCAACACTTGAACACTGACGGCAATTGACGCGCTCCGACGCCCTGCCCTACCGGCGCGCGGCCTCCTTCCCTACTCGCGCCGGATCTCGTCCTCGTGCCCCGCCACGCCCACGGGCGGCCGGCGCAGCACCACGGGCTGGGCGAGCCCTGGCAGGAAGCTCAGGTTGGAGGGAACGTTGTTCCCCTCCGCCAGCGTCGCGGCCGCATGACAGGACACGCACGAGCCCGTGTTGAAGGGGTTCTTGGGGTCGTAGAAGGTCTGCAGGTAGGTCTCCACCACGGAGTTGGAGAGATAGCTCGGCACGGCGTTGCTGGGCACGCGTCGTCACACTCGCCCTTCGCGTCCCAGCCCCAGGAGCTGGCCGCGCTGCTGGACGGCCTTCGTTGAAGCAGCGCCCTCGGAAGCTGGACAGGCCGGTCAGTGGGAGGGGGCGCGCTTGAGCGCCACCTGGAGCTCGGTCGGCAGGTGGGTGGCGTCGGGGTTGCAGCCGCCGCTGGCCGGCCGGGCTCCGAAGAACAGCTCATCCCCCACGACCTTCACGACGTCCTGCTCCCAGGGGCAGGTGTTGAAGGAGAAGACCGCCGAACAGCCGTTGGTGCTGGTGACGTCCTGCTCCTTGCCCACCGCCCACTTCTGGGTGCCACACGTCCCGGGGGCCGCGGTGTTGAGGTACTGCGCGAAGCCGTCCGCCAGGGGCGTGATCTTCAGCGTCGAGAAGATGAAGTGCGCGGGCGACGCGCCCTGGGTCGCGCCCGCCGTGGTGACCGGCTGCGAGCGCACGACGTACGGGCCGGTGATGACCACGCGGGACATCTTCTGGGCCTCGTTGCACGTCGCGTCCATGTAGAAGGTGATGACCGCCTTCGAGTCCGACCTGGAATACGTGAAGTCTCGCTTCACGTAGTACTTCTGGTCGCCCCCGCCCGGCCGGACCTCGCACTGCGTGGACTTCCAGTGGCCCACGATGCTGGGGGGCTCAGCGGCGAAGGCCTGGGTGGCGAGGCACAGCGTGGCGATGGCGGCGAAAGAAAGACCCTTCATGGTGGCTCCTGGGCTTGGGGACACGCGAAAGGTAGCCTCAGGATGTGATTGAACAGCTTGAAAAGTCGTCACCCCCATGATGAACAACCTTCACATCGACGTCCGCGACCTCAACCTCTTCGTCTTCCTGGACGCCGTCCTCTCCGAGGGCAGCAACCGCGCCGCCGCGACCCGGCTGGGCGTGAGCCAGTCCGCGGTGAGCCACGCGCTGGCCCGGCTGCGCCACCGACTGGCGGACCCCCTGGTCATCCCCACGAACGGGCGCATGGTGCCCACGCCCCTCGCGGAGTCCCTGGCGCCCGTGCTCCGCTCGGCCCTGGAGCAGCTCCGGGGCGCGCTGCACGGCGCGCGCAGGTTCGACCCGGCCACGGCGCAGCGCACCTTCTGGCTGTCGTCGGCGGACCTGGCCGGCATGGTGGTGCTTCCCCCGCTGATGCGGGAGCTCACCCACGTGGCGTCAGGCGTGTCCGTGCGCGTGCGCGGACCCGGCGAAGGGATGGAGGAGGCGCTGGAGCGGGGCAGCCTGGACGTGGCGCTCGGCGTCTTCGGGGACATGCCCGCGGCCTTCCGCGTCCAGGCCCTCTTCCAGGAGCGGTT
This genomic window contains:
- a CDS encoding LysR family transcriptional regulator; the encoded protein is MMNNLHIDVRDLNLFVFLDAVLSEGSNRAAATRLGVSQSAVSHALARLRHRLADPLVIPTNGRMVPTPLAESLAPVLRSALEQLRGALHGARRFDPATAQRTFWLSSADLAGMVVLPPLMRELTHVASGVSVRVRGPGEGMEEALERGSLDVALGVFGDMPAAFRVQALFQERFICLAREGHPITRGRMTLGRYLEHGHISVSPLGRPGSMVDDALARLGRSREVRVAVPHFFLALFMVAQTDLLLIAPERMSLLMAPAFRLKLLRPPLELANFTVSQLWHERMQHDPAHAWLRKAIADASRQPASTTPPGTMAPSPVGPSLEKRGPRPLRLPRQPA